Genomic window (Roseivirga sp. 4D4):
ATCCTTTGCCATCTATCTTTCTAAACTAGTGAAAATTTGAGTGATCTTGTCCTTGGACATAATTTTCTGACCAGTCTTGCCAGTAGCCACTAACCTCTCTCCAACCTTGACCTCTATCCCACAGATCAATTCATTCTTTGCAAAGGACATCACCCGAGCCTCTAAATTCAATTCTTCGCCTACAAAGGCTGGCGACTTATGTTCGATTTGAAGCATGGTGCCAACGCCTTCCTCATCAGCTTCACACATGTCCAATAAAAAAAGTCTACTAGACCATTCCATTTCACGAGCCAATATGAAGGTACTGCATACGGGATGAACGGGACCACTTTCAAAAGTGGCCAAATGATCTTTCGTCACCTTGAAGTGATGAGTTCTCACATCCCCAATCTGAAAAGTACCTTTCATTTAAAATTTCATTCTAGGCAAAGCACTTACGCTTTGATCCACAAACTCCTCTTTCAAATATTTGAAATGAGCAGCCATGGCAATCATTCCCGCATTATCGGTGCAATATTCAAAAGAAGGTATATAAACCTTCCAGTCTTCTTTTTCCGCAAGGTTATGCAATGCGCTTCTTAAACCACTATTGGCAGAAACACCACCTGCTATAGCAATTTCTTTGATCCTATACTGCCTCGAAGCCTTTCTCAGCTTCTGCATTAGCATTTGAACCAATGTATGTTGAACGCTAGCGCAAATGTCATTTACATTCTCCTGAATGAAGTTCTCATTCTGTTTAAGCTGATCTCTCAAGAAGTATAATACAGCTGTCTTAATACCACTGAATGAATAGCTTAACCCTGGCATCTCAGTTTCTGGAAATTTGAATTTAAGGGGATCACCTGCTTGAGCTAACTTATCTACAATTGGCCCTCCAGGATATCCAAGCCCCAGCATCTTAGCTGTTTTATCAAAAGCCTCTCCTACTGCATCATCTTGTGTCTCTCCGATTACACTCATTTTCAGGTAATCTTCAACCAAAACAATTTGAGTATGACCTCCGCTCACAGTAAGGCAAAGGAATGGAAAACTAGGCTTAGGATCATCAATGAAATGCGCCAGTATATGCGCCTGCATATGATTGACTTCAATCAATGGAATGTCAAGTGCCAATGCCATAGATTTAGCGAGAGAAGTACCCACTAATAAAGCACCCATTAAGCCTGGACCGCGAGTGAAAGCAATAGCAGATAAATCTTCTTTAGGTATGGCAGCATTTTTGAGTGCTTCATCTATGACAGGAACGATGTTCTGTTGGTGTGCGCGGCTTGCCAATTCAGGTACTACACCCCCATAATTTTCGTGTACCGATTGCGTTGCGATTATATTATTAAGTACTTTGCCATTGACTGCGATAGCCGCAGATGTTTCATCACAAGAGGATTCTATGGCTAAGATTTTGATTTCGGAGGAAGGCATTGAAAGAGAAAATTAAAAGATCGCAAGTTATTAAAAAACGAATTGTTAAATCAATTCTTTGGCTTGTCCTTACTCCCTTCATCCTACTGGCGCTGGTAGCGCTACTGATACACCTACCGCCAGTCCAGAATTACATCAGCAATCGCATTACTACATATCTCACGGAGGGTACTGGTTATAAAACGGAAATTGATTACATCAATATCAAGTGGTTTAATGCTGTTTCTATAGACGGCACAAAAATTTACGACCTCAATGATGTCAAAATGATTGGCATCGATGAGATGGTTTTGACCTTCAAGCTAGGAGACCTCATAGGCAAGCAAAACTTCGAAACAGGTCAGGCATGGGTGAAGGGTGCAGAGGTGAACCTAAGAGATGAAACGCGCCTAAGACTCAATATCGATGATTGGGTAATTAAACTTGGTGAATTATTTGCCTCACAACCTGCCGATGGGCCTGTAGAGCCAGCAGCTTTTACCATTGACGAAATTACCTTAATAGAATCCACCTTCAGTATATCAGATAAAAATCGGGATAGCGTCAAAACAGGGTTTGATTACAATCACTTCAAACTAGTTGATTTAAATGCCGACTTGCTCAACTTAAAGGCTGTGGCAGACACTTTCCAAATTGACGTCAAATACTTAACAGCCAGAGATAGTGCTTCTGGTTTTAAGATTGATGAGCTAAAAACGTTTTTCAGAAACTCCTGGCGCGAAATGGCATTCTATGATTTGGACCTCCAAATGGGTAAATCAAGAATTACGGATGAGGTAGTCTTCGGAATGAACCGACCGAGTGATATGGGCTACTTTGTGGACAGTATAGACGTCCGAGCTAACTTCAATGGTGCAAGGTTACACACTGATGAATTGAGCTTCTTTGTACCAGAATTCAAGAAGCATAATGAACTGGTCAAAATCGATGGATTCTTCGAAGGAAATGTCAGCGACTTCTTTTCAGATGATTTTCAACTTGAATTCGGAGAAAACACCATTCTCAGAGGAGCAATGGAGTTGGAAGGTTTACCCAACATTGAAACTACCGACTTTTCCGTAACGCTTGATAACTCTACCATAGATGCTGATGACTTTCAGGAATACATTGGAGAAAGGACCTATAATATTACCAATAAGCTTGGGCTGGTTAACCTAAGCGGAAGTTTCATTGGCTTCATAAATGACTTTGTAGCGGATGGCCAGTTTGACACTGAAATCGGTTCATTCAATTCTAATACAAACATAAAAGCAACTGATGGAGGACTACCCAAATACGATGGGAGATTAAGTATGCAGGGCTTCGATCTTGGGCTATTTACTGGAGATAGTGTTTTTCAGAAAGTAGATATGGATGGCAGAATCGAAGGAAGCGGTTTCACGCTTGAAGAGGCTGATTTTAAACTAAATGCTGAAATTCCTAGAGTTGGCATTAATGGCTATGATTATACCAACATTGAGACGGAGGGTAGATTTGCCCAGTCATTCTTTAATGGGGATGTCACAGTTGAAGATCCTAACATTAAACTTAGTGCAAAAGGGTCAGTTGATTTGAGAGAAAAAAAGCAAATCTTCAAAATCGAAGGGAAACTTGATACTGCCCAACTCAACACACTGAATATAATTAATGAAGATGTTGCCTTGGCTAGCCGTTTCAATATTGATGTGACGGGCATTCAGTTAGACAGTATTTTGGGAGATATAAGTTTAAAAGACACCTACTTAGCCTATGAAGAAAGCTCCATAGTGTTTGATTCTCTACAATTCGTCTCGCAACGTGACAATGATGGAAGGCGAGTACAATTCATATCTGAAAATCAGTTTGACATTCAACTTGATGGACAGTTTGAGTTCACCAACCTACTAGATGAGCTGGAAACGATCAATGAAGAGTATCGGCTTATTTTTTCCAGTCGACTTCAGGAGGTGGATGCTTTTCTAGCAGAAAATAGAACAAGTGCCATACCGTTCA
Coding sequences:
- a CDS encoding thioesterase family protein, which produces MKGTFQIGDVRTHHFKVTKDHLATFESGPVHPVCSTFILAREMEWSSRLFLLDMCEADEEGVGTMLQIEHKSPAFVGEELNLEARVMSFAKNELICGIEVKVGERLVATGKTGQKIMSKDKITQIFTSLER
- the tsaD gene encoding tRNA (adenosine(37)-N6)-threonylcarbamoyltransferase complex transferase subunit TsaD encodes the protein MPSSEIKILAIESSCDETSAAIAVNGKVLNNIIATQSVHENYGGVVPELASRAHQQNIVPVIDEALKNAAIPKEDLSAIAFTRGPGLMGALLVGTSLAKSMALALDIPLIEVNHMQAHILAHFIDDPKPSFPFLCLTVSGGHTQIVLVEDYLKMSVIGETQDDAVGEAFDKTAKMLGLGYPGGPIVDKLAQAGDPLKFKFPETEMPGLSYSFSGIKTAVLYFLRDQLKQNENFIQENVNDICASVQHTLVQMLMQKLRKASRQYRIKEIAIAGGVSANSGLRSALHNLAEKEDWKVYIPSFEYCTDNAGMIAMAAHFKYLKEEFVDQSVSALPRMKF